One window from the genome of Hippopotamus amphibius kiboko isolate mHipAmp2 chromosome 13, mHipAmp2.hap2, whole genome shotgun sequence encodes:
- the WNT5A gene encoding protein Wnt-5a isoform X1, translating to MHPRLQRETMEFHKLEKSIGILSPGVALGTAGRAMSSKFFLMALAIFISFAQVVIEANSWWSLGMNNPVQMSEVYIIGAQPLCSQLAGLSQGQKKLCHLYQDHMQYIGEGAKTGIKECQYQFRHRRWNCSTVDNTSVFGRVMQIGSRETAFTYAVSAAGVVNAMSRACREGELSTCGCSRAARPKDLPRDWLWGGCGDNIDYGYRFAKEFVDARERERIHAKGSYESARILMNLHNNEAGRRTVYNLADVACKCHGVSGSCSLKTCWLQLADFRKVGDALKEKYDSAAAMRLNSRGKLVQVNSRFNSPTTQDLVYIDPSPDYCVRNESTGSLGTQGRLCNKTSEGMDGCELMCCGRGYDQFKTVQTERCHCKFHWCCYVKCKKCTEIVDQFVCK from the exons ATGCACCCACGGTTGCAAAGGGAAACCATGGAGTTCCACAAACTGGAG aAGTCGATTGGAATATTAAGCCCAGGAGTTGCTTTGGGGACGGCTGGAAGGGCAATGTCTTCCAAGTTCTTCCTAATGGCTTTGGCCATATTTATCTCCTTCGCCCAGGTTGTAATAGAAGCCAATTCTTGGTG GTCGCTAGGTATGAATAACCCTGTTCAGATGTCAGAAGTATATATCATAGGAGCGCAGCCTCTCTGCAGCCAACTGGCAGGACTTTCTCAAGGACAGAAGAAACTATGCCACTTGTATCAGGACCACATGCAGTACATCGGAGAGGGCGCGAAGACGGGCATCAAAGAATGCCAGTATCAGTTCCGGCACCGGAGGTGGAACTGCAGCACCGTGGATAACACCTCAGTCTTCGGCAGGGTCATGCAGATAG GCAGCCGCGAGACGGCCTTCACGTACGCGGTGAGCGCCGCGGGGGTGGTCAACGCCATGAGCCGCGCCTGCCGCGAGGGCGAGCTGTCCACCTGCGGCTGCAGCCGCGCCGCCCGCCCCAAGGACCTGCCGCGGGACTGGCTGTGGGGCGGCTGCGGCGACAACATCGACTACGGCTACCGCTTCGCCAAGGAGTTCGTGGACGCACGCGAGCGGGAGCGCATCCACGCCAAGGGCTCCTACGAGAGCGCGCGCATCCTCATGAACCTGCACAACAACGAGGCCGGCCGCAGG ACGGTGTACAACCTGGCGGACGTGGCCTGCAAGTGCCACGGGGTGTCGGGCTCCTGCAGCCTCAAGACGTGCTGGCTGCAGCTGGCTGACTTCCGCAAGGTGGGCGACGCCCTGAAGGAGAAGTACGACAGCGCGGCGGCCATGCGGCTCAACAGCCGGGGCAAGCTGGTGCAGGTCAACAGCCGCTTCAACTCACCCACCACACAGGACCTGGTCTACATCGACCCCAGCCCCGACTACTGCGTGCGCAACGAGAGCACTGGCTCGCTAGGCACGCAGGGCCGCCTGTGCAACAAGACGTCCGAGGGCATGGACGGCTGTGAGCTCATGTGCTGCGGCCGCGGCTACGACCAGTTCAAGACCGTGCAGACTGAGCGCTGCCACTGCAAGTTCCACTGGTGCTGCTACGTCAAGTGCAAGAAGTGCACGGAGATCGTGGACCAGTTCGTGTGCAAATAG
- the WNT5A gene encoding protein Wnt-5a isoform X2: MKKSIGILSPGVALGTAGRAMSSKFFLMALAIFISFAQVVIEANSWWSLGMNNPVQMSEVYIIGAQPLCSQLAGLSQGQKKLCHLYQDHMQYIGEGAKTGIKECQYQFRHRRWNCSTVDNTSVFGRVMQIGSRETAFTYAVSAAGVVNAMSRACREGELSTCGCSRAARPKDLPRDWLWGGCGDNIDYGYRFAKEFVDARERERIHAKGSYESARILMNLHNNEAGRRTVYNLADVACKCHGVSGSCSLKTCWLQLADFRKVGDALKEKYDSAAAMRLNSRGKLVQVNSRFNSPTTQDLVYIDPSPDYCVRNESTGSLGTQGRLCNKTSEGMDGCELMCCGRGYDQFKTVQTERCHCKFHWCCYVKCKKCTEIVDQFVCK; this comes from the exons ATGAAG aAGTCGATTGGAATATTAAGCCCAGGAGTTGCTTTGGGGACGGCTGGAAGGGCAATGTCTTCCAAGTTCTTCCTAATGGCTTTGGCCATATTTATCTCCTTCGCCCAGGTTGTAATAGAAGCCAATTCTTGGTG GTCGCTAGGTATGAATAACCCTGTTCAGATGTCAGAAGTATATATCATAGGAGCGCAGCCTCTCTGCAGCCAACTGGCAGGACTTTCTCAAGGACAGAAGAAACTATGCCACTTGTATCAGGACCACATGCAGTACATCGGAGAGGGCGCGAAGACGGGCATCAAAGAATGCCAGTATCAGTTCCGGCACCGGAGGTGGAACTGCAGCACCGTGGATAACACCTCAGTCTTCGGCAGGGTCATGCAGATAG GCAGCCGCGAGACGGCCTTCACGTACGCGGTGAGCGCCGCGGGGGTGGTCAACGCCATGAGCCGCGCCTGCCGCGAGGGCGAGCTGTCCACCTGCGGCTGCAGCCGCGCCGCCCGCCCCAAGGACCTGCCGCGGGACTGGCTGTGGGGCGGCTGCGGCGACAACATCGACTACGGCTACCGCTTCGCCAAGGAGTTCGTGGACGCACGCGAGCGGGAGCGCATCCACGCCAAGGGCTCCTACGAGAGCGCGCGCATCCTCATGAACCTGCACAACAACGAGGCCGGCCGCAGG ACGGTGTACAACCTGGCGGACGTGGCCTGCAAGTGCCACGGGGTGTCGGGCTCCTGCAGCCTCAAGACGTGCTGGCTGCAGCTGGCTGACTTCCGCAAGGTGGGCGACGCCCTGAAGGAGAAGTACGACAGCGCGGCGGCCATGCGGCTCAACAGCCGGGGCAAGCTGGTGCAGGTCAACAGCCGCTTCAACTCACCCACCACACAGGACCTGGTCTACATCGACCCCAGCCCCGACTACTGCGTGCGCAACGAGAGCACTGGCTCGCTAGGCACGCAGGGCCGCCTGTGCAACAAGACGTCCGAGGGCATGGACGGCTGTGAGCTCATGTGCTGCGGCCGCGGCTACGACCAGTTCAAGACCGTGCAGACTGAGCGCTGCCACTGCAAGTTCCACTGGTGCTGCTACGTCAAGTGCAAGAAGTGCACGGAGATCGTGGACCAGTTCGTGTGCAAATAG
- the WNT5A gene encoding protein Wnt-5a isoform X3, which produces MSSKFFLMALAIFISFAQVVIEANSWWSLGMNNPVQMSEVYIIGAQPLCSQLAGLSQGQKKLCHLYQDHMQYIGEGAKTGIKECQYQFRHRRWNCSTVDNTSVFGRVMQIGSRETAFTYAVSAAGVVNAMSRACREGELSTCGCSRAARPKDLPRDWLWGGCGDNIDYGYRFAKEFVDARERERIHAKGSYESARILMNLHNNEAGRRTVYNLADVACKCHGVSGSCSLKTCWLQLADFRKVGDALKEKYDSAAAMRLNSRGKLVQVNSRFNSPTTQDLVYIDPSPDYCVRNESTGSLGTQGRLCNKTSEGMDGCELMCCGRGYDQFKTVQTERCHCKFHWCCYVKCKKCTEIVDQFVCK; this is translated from the exons ATGTCTTCCAAGTTCTTCCTAATGGCTTTGGCCATATTTATCTCCTTCGCCCAGGTTGTAATAGAAGCCAATTCTTGGTG GTCGCTAGGTATGAATAACCCTGTTCAGATGTCAGAAGTATATATCATAGGAGCGCAGCCTCTCTGCAGCCAACTGGCAGGACTTTCTCAAGGACAGAAGAAACTATGCCACTTGTATCAGGACCACATGCAGTACATCGGAGAGGGCGCGAAGACGGGCATCAAAGAATGCCAGTATCAGTTCCGGCACCGGAGGTGGAACTGCAGCACCGTGGATAACACCTCAGTCTTCGGCAGGGTCATGCAGATAG GCAGCCGCGAGACGGCCTTCACGTACGCGGTGAGCGCCGCGGGGGTGGTCAACGCCATGAGCCGCGCCTGCCGCGAGGGCGAGCTGTCCACCTGCGGCTGCAGCCGCGCCGCCCGCCCCAAGGACCTGCCGCGGGACTGGCTGTGGGGCGGCTGCGGCGACAACATCGACTACGGCTACCGCTTCGCCAAGGAGTTCGTGGACGCACGCGAGCGGGAGCGCATCCACGCCAAGGGCTCCTACGAGAGCGCGCGCATCCTCATGAACCTGCACAACAACGAGGCCGGCCGCAGG ACGGTGTACAACCTGGCGGACGTGGCCTGCAAGTGCCACGGGGTGTCGGGCTCCTGCAGCCTCAAGACGTGCTGGCTGCAGCTGGCTGACTTCCGCAAGGTGGGCGACGCCCTGAAGGAGAAGTACGACAGCGCGGCGGCCATGCGGCTCAACAGCCGGGGCAAGCTGGTGCAGGTCAACAGCCGCTTCAACTCACCCACCACACAGGACCTGGTCTACATCGACCCCAGCCCCGACTACTGCGTGCGCAACGAGAGCACTGGCTCGCTAGGCACGCAGGGCCGCCTGTGCAACAAGACGTCCGAGGGCATGGACGGCTGTGAGCTCATGTGCTGCGGCCGCGGCTACGACCAGTTCAAGACCGTGCAGACTGAGCGCTGCCACTGCAAGTTCCACTGGTGCTGCTACGTCAAGTGCAAGAAGTGCACGGAGATCGTGGACCAGTTCGTGTGCAAATAG